The region ACGGCCGTCGATGTCCATGACTTACCCGACTACATCGACGAACTGGACCGCATGGCGTGGGAAAACCACGGCCTCAAACTCGAATACTCGGCTCATGCCGGGGCAGGTGAAATTCACGTGTTGCCGCTGATCAACCTCAAATCATCGGAAGGACGCGCCAAATTCCGGGCGTTGCTGATGGATACCGCGCAGTTGGTCAAGAAATACGGCGGCTCGCTGTCCGGCGAGCACGGCGACGGGCGGCTACGGGGCGAATGCATTGCCTTTATGCTCGGCCCCGAGAACTTCCAATTGTGCAAGGACGTAAAAGAACTCTGGGACCCGCAGAACACCTTCAACCCCGGCAAGGTCGTCAACACGCCCCCCATGAACGAGTCGTTGCGCTCGGAAGCCGATGTGGTGATTCCGCAACCCAAAACCGTGTTCGACTTCTCCAAAGACGGCGGCTTGCTGGAACTGGCCGAGAAGTGCTCCGGCTCCGGCGACTGCCGCAAAACCGAAATTACCGGCGGTACCATGTGCCCCAGTTATATGGCCACCCGGCGTGAGCACGACACCACACGCGCACGAGCCAACATCCTGAGGCACTTTTACAGCAGTACCGAAAAACCCGTCGAGAGCGATTACGAAGCCGTTAAAGACGTGCTTGATCTGTGCCTGTCGTGCAAAGCCTGCAAAGCCGAATGCCCGTCGAGCGTGGACATGACCCGCATGAAGGCCGAATTTACGCAGCAGCACTACCGAGAAAAAGGCATTCCGCTCCGGGCGCGCCTGGTGGGCAATTTCACCAAGCTAATGTCATTAGCCAGTAAAGTCCCCTGGACGTACAACGCCATTTACAACACCCCGGCGCTCCGGAAGGCAGCCAACCGCGCCGTCGGCTTCCACCCCGACCGCACCATGCCGGAATTGGCGAAGACAACCTTGAATAAGTGGATTAAAAGAAGGAGTGAGGAGTTGGGAGCGAGAACGGGGCCGCCCGGCGGTGAGGAGCCATCCGGCGGCAAAGCAGGCGTCAGCAACTCCTCACCGCCGGGCGGCCCCGTTCTCGCTCCCAACTCCTCACTCCTTCTTTTCATCGACGAATTTACTAACTACAATGATGTAGAAGTCGGGCAGAAAGCGATTTTGCTGATGCAGCGGCTGGGATATTCGGTTACCATTCCCGAACACGTGGAAAGTGGCCGGACGTATTTGTCAAAAGGTCTGGTAGACGACGCCAAGGCCATTGCCATTCGCAACGTGACCTTACTTAAAGACCTCGTCACGGATGAGAAACCTTTGGTTGGCCTGGAGCCTTCCGCCATTCTGACCTTCCGCGACGAATACCCGGTCCTCGTTCCGGACGAACTTAAAGAAGACGCCGAACGCATCGCGAAAAACGTTTTCCTGTTTGAAGAATGGCTGGCTAGGGAAGCCGACGCCGGGCGTATTGACCGAAGCCTGTTCACGACCGATGCCCAGTTGGTAAAGGTCCACGGACACTGCCACCAGAAAGCACTATCGTCCATGATTCCGGTCAAAAAAGTACTGTCGTTGCCTAAGCATTACACGGTGCAGCTGATTCCATCGGGTTGCTGCGGCATGGCGGGCTCGTTCGGCTATGAGGCCGAACATTACGAACTGTCGATGCAGATTGGCGAAATGGTACTGTTCCCCGCTGTCCGGCAGGCCGAAACGGCCATTATCTCGGCGGCAGGAACCAGTTGCCGCCACCAGATCAAAGACGGCACCGGCCGCAAAGCCCAGCACCCCGCCGAAATTCTGTTCGACGCGCTGGTGTAACCGTATCCTGGACATCCCGCCCGGGCAACGGAAGGCTAATTGTATATACTTTTAAACCTTCGACTAACCGGGCGGAACGCCCAGGATACAGGCCCATACTTAAACCTTTTGCCTTTCCGGTGGTTCTCCATAGACCTAAAACATTCACATTGTCATGGAAAACAACGCAAATCTCTCCGATGGAGCCAGACAGGCCGATACAGTCTCCAGTGAACATGCCGAAACGATGTTCAGTGCAGATCAGGCCGAAACCAATATGGTGAAGCTGGTAGATGGCAAGCTGGTCACTATGGGCGATACAGAGGATGATGTCTCTGATGATATGCCCCGTATTCGGCTGGGAAGCGACGAAGAACGGGCCTTAATCGGCGATGATAAAAAGAAATACGAGAACTCGGATGCGGCTCTGCGGGCAGGCACCATGTTTGACCCTTCGGTAATGCCGGACGATCCAATTGCCGTTGGCGATATCACCGGCAACCCAGACGCCGGTTCGGCTGTTAATACGGGGCTTCCCTCGGAAGACGAATCGCCCGAAACGAAAACAAATTCATTTAACGGCTGGAATTTCATTGGTGGAAACTATCCTTCTGCCGACATGATTCCGCAAACACCGGGTACACCGGACCCCATGCAGCCGGTACCGGGCATTCCCGAAACGCCACCGGCACCACCGGTTCCGGGTCCCGAAATCCCGGATCTGCCCGGTTCGCCAAATCCAACTACGCCTGAGATTCAGGAGCCTGACCAGCCTGACCGCTCACACGAGATCAACGCGGGTTCGTTGAGTACCTTCACCTCGGGTTTACCTAGTGTAATGCCACCCGACGACCTCGAAACGAGCGAACCCGTTGCCGGGACAGCGTATCAGGGAGCAGCCGCCGGTCCCGACGATGAGGGAATGGAAGATAAACCGGATACCGGCAATGCCGCCCGTCCATACGATGTTAACGCGAAAGATACACATGCCAATCAGCCGGGCGAACGTCCCGAGGAAGCGAAGGAAGCCCAGAACCTCCCCCGCGAACTAGCCGATGAGAGCAGTGTGACCGCGCAGGATATGATTTCCGGCCCGGACCGCTCCGACCAGAAATCGACGGAGGGGCTGGATCGCAAGTACAACGACCCGCAAGCCGCCCGCGACATGGCGAGTTAATTTTTCAATAACAGTTGCAAAGAGCGCAAAGGAGAAGTAAGGGCCGCAGAGAAAAACACTTAGCGACCTTTGCTCCTGCTTTGCGCTCTTTGCGGTTTAAACTTACATTTAGCCTAAAATTCCAAACTACATGAAAAAGCTACTTATTCCCTGCCTTTTGCTCGGTGCCTTTGCGTTTACTGCACCTCCAAAATGGACAATGTTGTTCGACGGCAAGACCATTAAAGGCTGGCACAGCTACCACAAAGATGGCGTAGTCGGCTGGTCTATCGAAGATGGCGCCCTCACGCCCGACGGTACCGGTGGCGACCTCGTGACCGACAAAGAATACGAGAACTTTGACCTGGAGTTCGAGTTTAAAATTCCCAAAGGCAGCAACAGCGGTGTTGTTTACAAAATCATCGACAGCCCCGATATTAAATCGACTTACATGTCGGGTCCGGAATATCAGGTGATCGACGACAAAGGGTATCTGGATGGCGACGGCAAGCCATACAAGCTGAAAGACACCCAGATGACCGGTGCCAACTACGACATGATTCCCCCTTCGGATTTTAGCGTAGCCAAGGCCCCCGGCGAGTGGAACAAAGGCCGCATTGTGGTCAACAAAAACCACGTCGAGCATTATCTGAATGGTAAAAAGTTGGTCGATTACCAATATGGCGCTGATGAGTGGAAGGCGCTGGTAGCCAAGAGCAAGTTTGCCAGCTGGCCCTATGCGACTCCCCACGCGAAAGGCAAAATAGCCCTGCAAAACCACAGCCCCAAAGAGCGCGTTTGGTACCGGAACGTAAAGATTCGGGAGTTGTAATATCCCAGAATCCAATTTATAAGGCCCTATTCTATCAATTAGAGTAGGGCCTTTTGTTTTCTTATTAATCCATTAAATAACGTGGGTAATGGCCGCGTAGCGGACTAAACCCCGTGCTGGGCACTATGGTTGAGTTACTACAAAGTAATTTGATAATAACTCAACCAGATTCTACGAAACAGCCCCCGGCTATAACCGTCATCAATACCCTCGTGCCGTATTATCCGCTCGGGGGTCAGATGCGCCTTCGTAGGAGCCGTCGGGGCGAACCAGCACGCAGTCCATACGCCCGAGGGTGTTACTGAGCTGTTCCAGAATATAACCACGACTTTTCAGAGCTTCAATGGTGGCAGTGGAAAAGGCTCCGTTTTCGAAAATCGTTTTGTCGGGTAGCCACTGGTGGTGAAATTTCAGCGCATTGACCGACTGCTGCATGGTCATGCCGTGTTCAATCACGTTCAGGATGGTTTGGTATACCGATGTCATGATCGTTGACCCACCCGGCGTGCCTACCACCATGAACAATTTGCCGTCTTTTTCCAGAATGGTAGGGGTCATGGACGACAGCATGCGCTTATGGGGCGCAATGGCATTTGCCTGATTACCGATCAATCCATACATATTGGGCGATCCGGGCTTGATGCTGAAATCATCCATTTCGTTATTCATGAAAAACCCGGCTCCGCCAATGACGACCCGGCTGCCGTATCCACCGTTGAGGGTGGTGGTGATACTCACGGCATTGCCTTCTTTATCGACCACCGAAAAGTGGGTAGTTTCCAGACTCTCGTAACCCGGAATGGTACCGCCCCGCACCGCCCGGCTATCGGTTGCTTTGGCCCACGAGAAATCCGTCCAGCGGGTGCGCAGGTACTCAGGGCTCATCAGTTGTGTGGCGGGAACTTTCACAAAGTCGGGGTCACCCAGAAACTTGGCCCGGTCGGCGTATACCCGGCGTTCGGCTTCGATCATAACCTGCACGGTGCTGTCCTTATTCCAGCCCCATTTACGCAGCGGGTAGGGCTCCGTAAAGCGCATCATCTGCACCAACGCGATGCCACCGCTTGAGGTAGGCGGCATGGTAATGACGTTATAATTTTTGTAGGCCGCCAGGATGGGATCGCGCCAGATGGAGTGGTAGTTTTTCAGGTCTTCTTCCGTTATCAAGCCTTTGCCGCGTACCATTTCTTCCGCCAGCAGACGCGCCGTTTCGCCCTCGTAAAAGCCCGCCCGCCCCTGCGCCTGAATGCGCTGAAGCGTTTTGGCCAGATCGGCCTGTATCAGCAAATCGCCCTTGTGCCAGGATACGGTATCAGCCGGTGCCACACTTTTCAGAAAATACGCTTTGCCGGGATTAATCGTGTTCAGGTCCGTTTTGATCCGGTTGAGCCCGAGGGCATCCCGCTCCGTCAAGGGAAAGCCTTTGCTGGCGAGGTCGATAGCGGGCTGCAACACCTGAGCCCAGGTTAGCTTCCCGAACCGCTTGTGGGCTTCGACCATCCCGTCAACCGAACCGGGTACGCCACTGGCCAGATGTCCGCTGATACTCAGGCCTGGCCGTACATTTCCCAGCGAATCGAGGTACATATTCTGGGTAGCCCGTCCGGGGGCCTTTTCCCGGTAATCGAGCGAGTAGGCTTTCCCGGCTTTATCCCGATACACCATAAAGCCGCCCCCGCCAATGTTCCCCGCGCCGGGATACACCACCGCCAGTGCAAACTGCACTGCTACGGCCGCATCGACTGCATTGCCACCCGCTTTCAGAATAGCCAGCCCCACCTGCGAAGCTTCGGGATGGGCCGATGCCACCATGCCATTTCGCCCGATTACACCCACCCGATCCGAGAAGAACGGCTTAACCGTTGGGTCCTCATCGCGGTATTGGTACACACCCTGGCTTTGCTTAACTTTTGTATCGGCAGTTGTGGTTGTGGTCGACTGTGTTTTGCAGGAAGCGACCACCAGGGTAAATCCGAGCAGGCAGTAATAAGGAACGAGACGTATATTCATGGAGATTCTATTGCGGTTGCATCGTGTTAATTTACAAAAATAACGTTATCCCGACGATAGCCAAATCCGCCACTTATCCGCCCGAACCTTATACTTGTCCAAAATGGTTTGGGGAAGCAGCGTCATTATCGTACTTTCATAGCTGGAGTTGTACTGGCAAAATATCCATTCGGTGAAATGGCCGTTCACTCTTTCACTCTTTCGCTCTTTACATCAGGTGAAATTCCTTCGTCAGACTTTTGAAAGTTTTCGGTTCGCATGGCAGGCACTGCGGTCGAATCTGCTGCGTACCATGCTTTCCCTGCTGGGCGTAACCATTGGGATTTTTGCGATCATCGCCGTTTTCACGTTGGTCGATTCGCTTGAGGGAAGCATTCGTACCAGCCTGTCGTTTATTGGCGACAAGGTGGTTTACGTGCAGAAGATGCCCTGGTCTTTTGGCGGGGAGTACCAATGGTGGAAATTCTTTCAGCGACCTGAGCCGAAGTATTCTGAATATAAATTTCTGAGTGAACGACTGGAAAATGCCAAGGCCGTTGTGGCTATGAGCTTCAAAGGGCGCGTCACGGTTAAGCGGGAAAACAACAGTATGTCATCCCTTATTCAGGGGACAACGCTGGACTATAATGTTATTTCGGATGTGCCGATTGAGAACGGCCGTTATTTTACACAGCAGGAAATCGATGTGGCTCGAAACGTGGCCATCATTGGCTCCGACGTAGCCGAAAACCTATTCCCCGGCGAAGACCCCATTGGCAAAACCTTCAAGATCAGCGGCCTTAATTTTACGGTCATTGGTGTACAGCGCAAAAAAGGGGAAAGCCTGCTTAACGTAGGCGGCAACCCTGATATTAAGTGCCTGATTCCCTACGGCGCCTTCGCCAAAATGTTCAATTCCATCAACCCTAACCTTACCATTACCGTCAAAGGGTACGACACCGACGAGGGACTACTCGAACTGGAGAGTGAAATTCGGGGCCTTTTACGCACACGACGCGGCTTGCGACCCGTACAGGACGACAATTTTGCCATCAACCGACCCGAAGCGGCCGCTCAGGCTATTGGCGGCATTTTTGCGGTGCTTACAGTAGCAGGCTGGGTAATCGGCGGTTTTTCGATTCTGATCGGTGGGTTCGGCATTGCCAACATTATGTTCGTCAGTGTAAAAGAGCGCACCAATATTATCGGTATTCAGAAATCCCTGGGCGCAAAGAACTACGTTATCCTGTTCCAGTTTCTCTTTGAGGCCGTTCTGCTGAGCCTTGTTGGCGGGTTGGCCGGTATCTTTCTCGTTTACCTGCTGTCGTTTATGAGCTTAGGTAGCCTGGAGCTGGTTCTTTCGGCCAATAACATTGCCCTTGGCCTGGGCGTTTCGAGCGCCATCGGGATTATATCCGGTATCGTTCCGGCGTTCTCAGCCGCCCGTCTCGACCCGGTAATTGCTATCCGGGCAAAATAATTTTACCGACATGTCCGGCTCAGAGAAGTCTGGACTCTTCCTGAATACGTATCTATACCCGTAAAAGGCGATGTAGTTCCTTTAATCACCACATCGCCTTTACTGTTTTTGTAAGTACCTGAAAAAATTTAATTTTTCGTGATTACTTATCATTTCGAATAAGTAAGAAACTTACTCAGACGTAATACAGTTACCTGTACGAAAGCAAGTTTCTAATTTTCTACTTTTTGGCTTATTTAATAGTCTCGTAACGTACGCTTGCCAATAGTTTGCTGATTTCTTCTTATCCTTGCTTTTCTTTTCAGTGCCTTTCTACTCAGCAAACGCCCTCTTCAGTCAACCTGGTTTTGTTCTGATTCCTGCGTTCATCACTCTTTACAGAAAATCCTATTCAGCATCTTTAACGTAAACCTGAGTTCAATTGCATTTCAACAAGTCCTATCCACTCCTAGGCCCGGTTGAGCAGATCGATCCGGGTAGTCAGAATAGAACTCATTGCATGGCAGCCTCGACCTGGGTTATCCATTGTTTCGGTTCAACTAATCGTTAACCACTAATGACAGGAAGTACCCGAACTGAGTTGCCGTTTAAGCCCGATCTACTGTTAATTACTAACTCGCTGGCTATCATATCCGGCAAATGGCGTCTATATATTATTCTGACTCTGGGCGAGGAAACCCTTCGATATAGCCAGTTAAGCGACAGGATGCCGGAAATCAGCCAGAAAATATTGGCCAGTGAATTAAAAGCACTGGTTGCCCTGGGCATCCTGAGTCGGGAAGCCTATGCCGAGATTCCACCGCGAGTAGAATACAGACTCACCGAACGAGGTCGATTAACTCTGCCCATTTTACGGCAGATACAGGATATCGGCCAAACCCTTAACTAATCCATTGATGTCAGCTCAATTAAAATTCAAAGACAGAACCCGCTCACAATTCTTTTCAACAGTCCGCAAACGAGTCGACGCTTATTTTGTCGAGAACGGTGTTTCGTCCAATGCCAATGCGGCTATGTGGCGTAAAGCCAGCTTTTTCCTAATTGGTTACGCAACTCTCTACGGCCTTATCCTGTCGAACCAGTTTGGGTTATGGACCATGTTCGGCATGGCCATTGTGCTGGGTATGTTTGCCGCGTTCATTGGCTTTAATGTCTCGCACGATGGCCTGCACGGGTCGTTTTCGTCGCGCGGCTGGGTAAACCGGCTTATGGGCAACAGTTTTTACCTGCTGGGAGCTAACCCCTATATCTGGAAAATTACACACAACATCGTTCACCATACGTACACCAACATACCGGGTCATGACGAAGACATCGAACTGGCGCCGGGACTGGTACGGCTGGACCCCCAGGAGGACCTTAAGCCCTGGCACCGGTTTCAGCAGTGGTACACCTTTCCGCTGTATGCCCTGGCTTCGCTGTCGTGGGTATTTCGCAAAGACTTCGTAAAATTTTTCAAGAATCAGATCGGTCACCACGATAACTCGTCGCATCCCCGGCAGGAGTATGTGAAGCTGTTCGCGTCCAAGATCATTTATTATTTCTTCTTTCTGATTTTACCCGTTCTTGTTCTTGACCTGACCTGGTGGCAGCTGGCAGTGGGCTTTATCATGATGCACATTGCTGAAGGTCTGGTACTGGGGCTTGTTTTTCAACTGGCGCACGCAGTGGAAGGTACCGACTTCCCCATGCCCGACGAGCGGGGCGACATACAGGAGGCCTGGGCCGTTCACCAGATGCGTACGACGGCGAATTTTGCGCCCGATTCGGCAACAGCCGCGTTCTTCTGCGGTGGCCTGAACCGGCAGATCGAGCACCATTTATTCCCGAAAGTCTGTCACATTCACTATCCGGCTATTTCTAAAATTGTGAAGGATACCGCCCACGAGTTTGGCTTACCCTACCTCGAAAACCGCACCTTCGGCTCGGCGCTTTTGTCGCACTTCAGGCTGCTACGGACATTAGGCCGCACCCAACCCGTCAGGCCGTTGGTCGCTCAGCCTGTGGCGGTAACACAACAGGAACCAGTGCCCTTCCTGTAAGAGGTACTGATTCAACAATACGTACGTAACTCACCCTTAACTCTTTCTATCATGGCATCGCAGCAGGACCTTGACTTCACGTACACAACAATTGACAAAGTTTTTCGCCTGAGTATGGGCGAAACCGGTGACTACAGCGGTGCCATGTATAACGGTGATTTCTCCCTGACGCTTGAACAGGCGCAGGAACAGAAGCACAAATTCATTGCGGATAGCCTCAACGTGAAACCCGGCTCCAAAGTGCTGGATATGGGTTGCGGCTGGGGACCATACCTGACCTATGCGACAAAAAAACGGGGAGCGATCGGTAAAGGTGTTACACTTTCCAAAGGCCAGGCCGAAGCCTGCCGTGCCAACGGATTAGATGTCGATATTAAAGACTGTCGCCTGATAACTCCCGCCGATTATGGCACCTTCGATGCCGTTAGCTGCATTGGCGGGATGGAGCACTTCTGTTCCATCGAGCAATATCTGGCCGGTGATCAGGATAAAGTATATGCCGACTTCTTCAAAAACCTGTACGAACTCCTGCCCGTAGGGGGCCGGTTTTACATGCAGACGATGGTGTTCGGGAAAAACATGATTCCTTATGAGGAAATCAGCCTCGACGCTCCCAAGGATTCGGATTCGTATATGCTGGCGCTCATGATTGCCCAGTTTCCGGGGTCGTGGCTTCCGTACGGACCGGAGCAGGTGATCCGGAATGCCCAACCGCTGTTTAAACTCGTTTCCCAAAGCAGCGGCCGGCTCGACTATATCGAAACGATTGGCCAATGGCGTAAGCGATTCAGGGCCTTTAACCTGACCAAATACGCACTATATGCTTCGTTGCTACCAAAATTATTGACCAACAAACCCTTTCAGGATTTGATTGCCGTGTTCCGGAAAAGCCCGAACCGGGTGTGCTTTCAGCGGGAAACAATGGAGCATTACCGATTGGTCTTCGAGAAAGTATAGCGTAGCAAGCCTTCACCTCATCATCAGCCATGTCTGTCCGTGTCGCCATTCACCACCATACCCAATATGATTATGACCGGGTCGTTTTTCTGTCGCCCCACCTGATTCGGCTCCGGCCCGTGGCCCACAGCCCGGCCATCATCGAATCGTATACGCTGACGATCCAACCCGCCAATCACGTTGTCCACTGGCAGCAGGACCCTTTCGGAAATTTTGTCGCCCGCGTGGATTTTTGGGAGTCGATGTCCATGATGTCGGTTGATGTCGACATCATTGCCCGGCTGGAGCCAGTAAACCCGTTCGACTTTTTCCTGGACACCTATGCCCAGTCGTTTCCGTTTAGCTACGATGCACAGCTCAAGAAAGGGCTTTTGCCGTATCTGGACGTCGGTGAGCCCGGCCCCCGGTTTAGCCAGTGGCTACAGAGCATAGACCGTAGCCCTCAGGGAACGATTGACTTTCTGATCAAGCTGAATCAAAAGATAGTTCAGGATATTGCCTACACCATTCGGATGCAACCGGGGGTCCAAACGCCCGACGAAACGCTTGAGCTGGCCATTGGCTCCTGTCGCGATTCGGGATGGCTGCTCGTGCAGGCACTTCGGCACGTCGGCCTGGCCGCCCGTTTTGTTTCGGGTTATCTGGCTCAGGTCTTTACGCCAGAGACCCAACAGAACGACCCGACCAAAGAGCATTCGCTGGCCTTACACGCCTGGGCCGAAGTGTTCATACCGGGTGCTGGCTGGATTGGCCTCGACCCCACATCGGGCATGTTAGCCACCGAAGGGCATATTCCCCTCGCCTGCACTCCCGACCCCGACGATGCCGCCCCCATAACCGGCACCACAGACGTCAACGAAACGACTTTTACGTACGAGAACACGCTGAAGGTTCTTTAGTAGTCAGGTGATAGTCAGGAAATAGCTGCTGTAAGCACATAATATATTAACCACTTCCTGACTATCACCTGACTGTTTCTTGACCATTTAAGAACTACACCTCTATCTTAAACAGGTGCATGGGCAGCACATAGGGGTCGAGTTCTACGTAGTTGGATTCGCCCTTCCAGGTATAATAAGCTTCGGTGAGCAGATCGCGGACTTTGTAGGTCTGATCATTCCCGATGCCCAGTTGCCAGATGGGTACCTGTACCATGCCCGCCCGACGCTGGTACGCGTCGGTATTAACCACCACCAGCAGACGGTTGCTGCCCGAAACTTTCAGATAAGCCATGATGGCGTCATCATTGACGGAACAGAAGGTGATATTATTGGTGGTTTGCAGGGCTGCATTTTCGCGACGGATACGGTTGACGAGCGTAATCAGATACGTTAGTTTGTTGGTCTTATCCCAGTCCCAGTGCCGGATCTCGTACTTTTCGGAGTTCAGATACTCTTCTTTATTTGGGAACGGAATGTGCTCCATTAACTCAAACGACGGGCCGTAAATACCGTAATTGCTCGACAGTGTGGCCGCCATGAAATAGCGAATCAGAAACTGAGGTTCATGTCCCGACTGTAAGCTGTATGGATTAATATCGTGCGTCGTAGGCCAGAAATTGGGACGGAAGTAATGCTTCATTTCGCCCTGTGTCAGCTCGGTCATGTATTCCTCCAGCTCGGCTTTGGTGTTGCGCCAGGTGTAGTAGGTGTACGAATGCGCAAACCCACGTTTGGCTAACTCCTGCATCACCCGAGGCTTGGTAAACGCTTCCGACAGGAAAATCATATCCGGATACTCTTTCTTAACCTCCGCAATGACCCACTCCCAGAAAACGAATGGCTTCGTGTGCGGATTATCGACCCGAATGATGCGAACACCCCACGAACACCAGACCAGCAGCACCCGCTTTAACTCTTCCCAGAGGTTTTGCCAGTCTTCCGTTTCAAAATAAACGGGGTAAATATCCTGGTACTTTTTGGGCGGGTTTTCGGCGTACTGAATGGTGCCATCGGGTCGTTTTTTAAACCATTCCGGGTGTTCTTTCGCCCACGGGTGGTCGGGCGAACACTGAATGGCCAGGTCCATGGCGACTTCCATCCCGTAGTTTTTCGCAATGGCAATCAGGTGTTTGAAATCCTCGACTGTACCCAGTTCGGCGTGAATGGCATCGTGGCCGCCTTCTTCAGAGCCAATGCCATAGGGAACGCCCGGCTCGCCCGGCTGACAGATAACCGAGTTATTCTTCCCCTTGCGGTGTGCCGTGCCTATGGGGTGAATAGGCGGCAGATATAGCACGTCGAAACCCATGTTCGAGATGCGCGGCAACAGGGCCTCTACATCCCTAAACGTGCCATGAACGGGTGCGCCACCGGCTAGCTCGCGGGAGGCCGACCGTGGAAACAGGCAATACCAGGTGCTGAAACCCGCCCGCGCCCGATCAACCTCAACGCCGAGTTCGTGGGCGTAGCGGGTTGGGTACTGGCGCTCGGGATAGCGGTTCGCGTAAAACGTAAACTGATCACTTTCGGCAACGGATACGGCTTCGTCGTACCGGCTCTCATCGCGAAAGAGGGCGGCCATTTCGCGCAGTGCCCGCACATCGGCCGATTCGTCGACCGGCTCGGCTTTCTTTTTGCCCTTTCCTTTTACCTGAAGGGCAGCCGACTGGCCACCCGCCCGCTCGATCATGCCATCAATGTATTTGGCACCGGCCAGCAACTCGCTCGTGATTCGCTGCCCATCGGCTACTTTCAGGTGCACCTCGTGCTGCCACGAAGCCGGATGGTTGACCCACCCTTCAAAGGTGTACAGGTAACGTCCCTGTTTTTCAACAATGAACGA is a window of Spirosoma linguale DSM 74 DNA encoding:
- a CDS encoding D-lactate dehydrogenase (cytochrome) (PFAM: FAD linked oxidase domain protein~KEGG: noc:Noc_1924 FAD linked oxidase-like) encodes the protein MFRLSQNPAFASLLPSFEGELYFDESPEHTAQRILYATDASVYQEMPVAVALPKSVADIKRLLRFAQQHKLGLIPRAAGTSLAGQVVGSGIVVDISKHFGSIVGINAAERWVRVQPGVIRDDLNAFLKPHGLLFGPETSTASRAMIGGMIGNNSCGLHSIIWGTTRDHLLEVKAILSDGAEVTFGPLTQEQFDAKCRGENVVSPLEQRLYVQFRDWLSKPAVQQHIREGFPKPTVKRRNTGYALDALVKFWEEREELLTRAIPPDGSSLLTPRSSLLKSFNFAHLIAGSEGTLCFITEAKLNLLPLPPKESALVCAHFDTIRQSLEANLVALAHNCSASELVDDYILQLTKTNIEQTKNRTFVEGDPKAILMVEFFDDSIAGVGQKAQDFADALQEKGLGYAYPILFDTETQKPWALRKAGLSIMYNIPGDDKPANVIEDTAVDVHDLPDYIDELDRMAWENHGLKLEYSAHAGAGEIHVLPLINLKSSEGRAKFRALLMDTAQLVKKYGGSLSGEHGDGRLRGECIAFMLGPENFQLCKDVKELWDPQNTFNPGKVVNTPPMNESLRSEADVVIPQPKTVFDFSKDGGLLELAEKCSGSGDCRKTEITGGTMCPSYMATRREHDTTRARANILRHFYSSTEKPVESDYEAVKDVLDLCLSCKACKAECPSSVDMTRMKAEFTQQHYREKGIPLRARLVGNFTKLMSLASKVPWTYNAIYNTPALRKAANRAVGFHPDRTMPELAKTTLNKWIKRRSEELGARTGPPGGEEPSGGKAGVSNSSPPGGPVLAPNSSLLLFIDEFTNYNDVEVGQKAILLMQRLGYSVTIPEHVESGRTYLSKGLVDDAKAIAIRNVTLLKDLVTDEKPLVGLEPSAILTFRDEYPVLVPDELKEDAERIAKNVFLFEEWLAREADAGRIDRSLFTTDAQLVKVHGHCHQKALSSMIPVKKVLSLPKHYTVQLIPSGCCGMAGSFGYEAEHYELSMQIGEMVLFPAVRQAETAIISAAGTSCRHQIKDGTGRKAQHPAEILFDALV
- a CDS encoding hypothetical protein (KEGG: GF19382 gene product from transcript GF19382- RA), whose amino-acid sequence is MENNANLSDGARQADTVSSEHAETMFSADQAETNMVKLVDGKLVTMGDTEDDVSDDMPRIRLGSDEERALIGDDKKKYENSDAALRAGTMFDPSVMPDDPIAVGDITGNPDAGSAVNTGLPSEDESPETKTNSFNGWNFIGGNYPSADMIPQTPGTPDPMQPVPGIPETPPAPPVPGPEIPDLPGSPNPTTPEIQEPDQPDRSHEINAGSLSTFTSGLPSVMPPDDLETSEPVAGTAYQGAAAGPDDEGMEDKPDTGNAARPYDVNAKDTHANQPGERPEEAKEAQNLPRELADESSVTAQDMISGPDRSDQKSTEGLDRKYNDPQAARDMAS
- a CDS encoding protein of unknown function DUF1080 (PFAM: protein of unknown function DUF1080~KEGG: pzu:PHZ_c2159 hypothetical protein), with the translated sequence MKKLLIPCLLLGAFAFTAPPKWTMLFDGKTIKGWHSYHKDGVVGWSIEDGALTPDGTGGDLVTDKEYENFDLEFEFKIPKGSNSGVVYKIIDSPDIKSTYMSGPEYQVIDDKGYLDGDGKPYKLKDTQMTGANYDMIPPSDFSVAKAPGEWNKGRIVVNKNHVEHYLNGKKLVDYQYGADEWKALVAKSKFASWPYATPHAKGKIALQNHSPKERVWYRNVKIREL
- a CDS encoding gamma-glutamyltransferase (KEGG: esa:ESA_04296 gamma-glutamyltranspeptidase periplasmic precursor~TIGRFAM: gamma-glutamyltransferase~PFAM: gamma-glutamyltranspeptidase) — encoded protein: MNIRLVPYYCLLGFTLVVASCKTQSTTTTTADTKVKQSQGVYQYRDEDPTVKPFFSDRVGVIGRNGMVASAHPEASQVGLAILKAGGNAVDAAVAVQFALAVVYPGAGNIGGGGFMVYRDKAGKAYSLDYREKAPGRATQNMYLDSLGNVRPGLSISGHLASGVPGSVDGMVEAHKRFGKLTWAQVLQPAIDLASKGFPLTERDALGLNRIKTDLNTINPGKAYFLKSVAPADTVSWHKGDLLIQADLAKTLQRIQAQGRAGFYEGETARLLAEEMVRGKGLITEEDLKNYHSIWRDPILAAYKNYNVITMPPTSSGGIALVQMMRFTEPYPLRKWGWNKDSTVQVMIEAERRVYADRAKFLGDPDFVKVPATQLMSPEYLRTRWTDFSWAKATDSRAVRGGTIPGYESLETTHFSVVDKEGNAVSITTTLNGGYGSRVVIGGAGFFMNNEMDDFSIKPGSPNMYGLIGNQANAIAPHKRMLSSMTPTILEKDGKLFMVVGTPGGSTIMTSVYQTILNVIEHGMTMQQSVNALKFHHQWLPDKTIFENGAFSTATIEALKSRGYILEQLSNTLGRMDCVLVRPDGSYEGASDPRADNTARGY